From Haloarcula sp. CBA1127, a single genomic window includes:
- a CDS encoding TRC40/GET3/ArsA family transport-energizing ATPase, protein MEPFVFFGGKGGVGKTTVSCAYGVKSARVGLDTLVVSTDPAHSVTDVFDQQFSDDPESVEGIDGLDAMEIDPETETQRHLNGIRNDLSEQVSAAMVNEINQQLEMAHQTPGAYESALFDRFVDVMRNADPYDRVVFDTSPTGSTLRLLGLPEFLEGWIDRLMHKREKSIDLFEKAAIGNNEPRRVMDGDPVLARLQDRKEFFEFAGGALQADAAFFLVLNPDQLSVNETRRAIAEMRERDLSVRGLVANKLTPEPDPDEDGRGARYLRDRVATENERLQEVRETLDPPLVAEITTRTAEVKGDLLDDVAAELAVETDAEAPTFV, encoded by the coding sequence ATGGAGCCGTTCGTCTTCTTCGGCGGGAAGGGTGGGGTCGGCAAGACCACCGTCTCTTGTGCCTACGGCGTCAAATCCGCACGCGTGGGACTCGACACGCTCGTCGTCTCGACGGACCCAGCCCACTCCGTCACGGACGTGTTCGATCAGCAGTTCAGCGACGACCCGGAATCCGTCGAGGGCATCGACGGCCTTGATGCGATGGAGATCGACCCCGAAACCGAGACCCAGCGCCACCTCAATGGCATCCGTAACGACCTCTCCGAGCAGGTGTCGGCGGCGATGGTCAACGAAATCAACCAGCAGCTAGAGATGGCCCACCAGACGCCAGGGGCCTACGAGTCGGCGCTGTTCGACCGCTTCGTCGACGTGATGCGCAACGCCGACCCGTACGACCGGGTCGTCTTCGACACCTCGCCGACTGGCAGCACCCTTCGACTGCTCGGCCTGCCGGAGTTCCTTGAAGGGTGGATCGACCGACTGATGCACAAACGCGAAAAGAGCATCGACCTCTTCGAGAAGGCCGCTATCGGCAACAACGAACCCCGGCGCGTGATGGACGGCGACCCGGTGCTGGCCCGCCTACAGGATCGCAAGGAGTTCTTTGAGTTCGCCGGAGGTGCGCTCCAGGCCGACGCCGCCTTCTTCCTCGTGCTCAACCCCGACCAGCTCTCGGTCAACGAGACGCGGCGCGCTATCGCCGAGATGCGGGAGCGCGACCTCTCGGTCCGGGGCCTCGTCGCGAACAAGCTCACGCCCGAACCGGACCCCGATGAGGACGGCCGCGGGGCCCGGTATCTCCGGGACCGCGTCGCCACCGAGAACGAACGACTGCAGGAGGTTCGTGAGACGCTCGACCCGCCGCTGGTCGCGGAAATCACGACCCGTACGGCGGAGGTGAAAGGCGACCTGCTCGACGATGTCGCCGCCGAACTCGCTGTCGAGACGGACGCCGAGGCACCGACGTTCGTCTGA
- a CDS encoding glutathione S-transferase N-terminal domain-containing protein, which yields MSESDITLYRLQACPFCERVVRKLDAYDLDYQSRFVEPMHADRDVVKRLSGKRTVPAIVDENTGVTMSESANIVAYLERTYGEGEETAGGVA from the coding sequence ATGAGCGAGTCCGATATCACGCTGTACCGGTTGCAGGCGTGTCCGTTCTGTGAGCGCGTCGTCCGGAAGCTGGACGCCTACGACCTCGATTACCAGTCGCGGTTCGTCGAGCCGATGCACGCCGACCGCGATGTAGTCAAGCGACTGTCCGGCAAGCGGACCGTCCCGGCCATCGTCGACGAGAACACCGGCGTCACGATGTCCGAGAGCGCGAACATCGTCGCGTATCTGGAACGGACCTACGGCGAGGGCGAGGAGACCGCGGGGGGTGTGGCCTGA
- a CDS encoding redoxin domain-containing protein, which translates to MDLDFDIVDLDPVEHPEEGDTAPDFTRPLVNDEFWEDESLASVCADSDRVVLVFHAMDGAFPATYIWNEIRDRAWHEQATVVGVSISTPYEHKQLLREREIEGDYRLFSDPANGVAQQYSIDMDLDGMAGIEEPRPSVFVLDSDRTIEYAWVAQEWPDFPDYDDIEAQL; encoded by the coding sequence ATGGACCTCGACTTCGATATCGTCGATCTCGACCCGGTCGAGCACCCCGAAGAAGGCGACACTGCGCCGGATTTCACCCGCCCGCTCGTCAACGACGAGTTCTGGGAGGACGAATCGCTCGCGTCGGTCTGTGCCGACAGCGACCGTGTCGTCCTCGTGTTCCACGCGATGGACGGCGCGTTCCCGGCGACGTACATCTGGAACGAGATTCGCGACCGCGCGTGGCACGAGCAGGCCACCGTCGTGGGCGTTTCAATCTCGACGCCGTACGAACACAAGCAGTTGCTCAGAGAGCGAGAAATAGAGGGAGACTACCGGCTGTTCTCGGACCCCGCCAACGGCGTCGCACAGCAGTACAGCATCGACATGGACCTCGACGGAATGGCCGGTATCGAGGAGCCGCGTCCGTCGGTGTTCGTCCTCGATAGCGACCGGACCATCGAGTACGCGTGGGTGGCCCAGGAGTGGCCTGACTTCCCGGACTACGACGACATCGAAGCCCAGCTCTGA
- a CDS encoding cupin domain-containing protein, with protein sequence MGYHHLAVDDIEPTPDRPSVQRSISDAADLENAAVNLYEVAPGEDIPLAYHYHDNQEELFYVLSGTLAVETPKKTYEVEEDEAFVVEPDSPQRAHNPESATEPVRTLVVGAPAVDDVHPYDPE encoded by the coding sequence ATGGGCTATCACCACCTCGCGGTCGACGACATCGAACCGACACCGGACCGACCCAGCGTCCAGCGGTCGATAAGTGATGCAGCCGACCTCGAAAATGCGGCCGTGAACCTTTACGAGGTCGCCCCCGGCGAGGATATTCCGCTCGCGTACCACTATCACGACAATCAGGAAGAACTGTTCTACGTCCTTTCCGGAACGCTGGCTGTCGAGACGCCCAAGAAGACCTACGAGGTCGAGGAAGACGAGGCGTTCGTCGTCGAGCCGGACAGCCCCCAGCGGGCGCACAACCCCGAGTCGGCGACCGAACCAGTGCGGACGCTCGTCGTCGGTGCACCCGCGGTGGATGATGTCCATCCATACGACCCCGAGTGA
- a CDS encoding hemolysin family protein translates to MALDPPAPFELSTAMLQGVEIVGVPIPQDAVLVAGIVTLVALVVLSAFFSSSEIAMFSLPAHRTEALVEDAVPGAKTLKQLKSDPHRLLVTILVGNNLVNIAMSSIATGLLAMYVESQGLAVAIATFGVTAIVLLFGESAPKSYAVENTESWALRISKPLKAAEKVLLPLILLFDYLTRVVNKITGGRSAIETSYVTREEIQDIIETGEREGVLDEDEREMLQRTLRFNDTIAKEVMTPRLDMTAVAKDSSVEEALETCIHSGHARIPVYEGSLDNVIGVIHIRDLVRDLNYGEALARDMDLEDLIEPTLHVPESKNVDDLLTEMRAERLHMVIVIDEFGTTEGLVTMEDLTEEIVGEILEGEEEEPIEYVDDDTVTVKGEVNIEEVNEALDLDLPEGEEFETIAGFIFNRAGRLVEEGETITGFIFNRAGRLVEEGETITYDGVEIRVEQVENTRIMKARVVRLETGETESVDAEEATD, encoded by the coding sequence ATGGCCCTGGATCCACCTGCGCCGTTTGAGCTGTCTACAGCGATGCTGCAGGGCGTCGAAATCGTCGGCGTCCCGATACCGCAGGACGCGGTGCTCGTCGCTGGTATTGTCACGCTCGTCGCACTGGTTGTCCTCTCAGCGTTCTTCTCGTCCTCAGAAATTGCGATGTTCTCGCTGCCTGCACACCGGACGGAGGCGCTCGTCGAGGACGCCGTCCCGGGTGCGAAGACGCTCAAACAACTCAAGTCGGACCCTCACCGCCTGCTGGTGACGATTCTCGTCGGCAACAACCTCGTCAACATCGCGATGTCGTCCATCGCTACTGGACTCCTTGCGATGTACGTTGAGAGCCAGGGGCTGGCTGTCGCTATCGCGACGTTCGGGGTCACTGCCATCGTGCTGCTGTTCGGCGAGAGCGCGCCGAAGAGCTACGCGGTGGAGAACACCGAGTCCTGGGCGCTGCGCATCTCCAAGCCGCTCAAGGCTGCTGAGAAGGTGTTGCTCCCGCTCATCCTGCTGTTCGATTATCTCACTCGCGTCGTCAACAAGATCACCGGCGGCCGCTCCGCTATCGAGACCTCCTACGTCACCCGCGAGGAAATACAGGACATCATCGAGACGGGTGAGCGCGAGGGCGTCCTTGATGAGGACGAACGGGAGATGCTTCAGCGCACGCTGCGGTTCAACGACACCATCGCCAAGGAAGTGATGACGCCGCGGCTGGACATGACCGCCGTCGCCAAGGACTCCTCCGTTGAGGAAGCGCTGGAGACGTGTATCCACAGCGGCCACGCCCGTATCCCGGTCTACGAGGGCAGTCTGGACAACGTCATCGGTGTCATCCACATCCGCGACCTCGTTCGGGACCTCAATTACGGCGAGGCGCTGGCCCGCGACATGGATCTTGAAGACCTCATCGAGCCGACGCTGCACGTCCCCGAGTCGAAGAACGTCGACGACCTGCTGACCGAGATGCGGGCCGAACGCCTGCACATGGTCATCGTCATCGACGAGTTCGGGACCACCGAGGGGCTAGTGACGATGGAGGACCTGACCGAAGAAATCGTCGGCGAGATACTCGAAGGCGAGGAGGAAGAGCCCATCGAGTACGTCGACGACGACACGGTCACGGTCAAAGGCGAGGTCAACATCGAGGAGGTCAACGAGGCGCTGGACCTGGACCTGCCTGAAGGCGAGGAGTTCGAGACCATCGCCGGCTTCATTTTTAACCGCGCCGGCCGGCTGGTCGAGGAAGGTGAGACCATCACCGGCTTCATTTTTAACCGCGCCGGCCGGCTGGTCGAGGAAGGTGAGACCATCACCTACGACGGCGTCGAGATCCGCGTCGAACAGGTCGAGAACACGCGCATCATGAAAGCTCGCGTCGTCCGCCTCGAAACCGGCGAAACGGAGTCGGTTGACGCCGAAGAGGCCACGGACTGA
- a CDS encoding L-threonylcarbamoyladenylate synthase: protein MATVDDAAAAVHDGELVVYPTETVYGLGANALDAAAVERVFEAKGRERDKPVSLAVPDVESAREYTRLSDRELAFMREFLPGPVTVVVERRDAVPDVLVAGRDRVGVRIPDHDLALELLAETGPLTATSANISGNPSARSVDDLDAIRERAAVVVDAGETDGGTGSTVVNVDSGTVHRRGARADAVESWLNDRS from the coding sequence ATGGCGACAGTCGACGACGCCGCGGCGGCAGTCCACGACGGAGAGCTGGTTGTCTATCCAACAGAGACAGTGTACGGTCTCGGCGCAAACGCACTCGACGCTGCTGCCGTCGAGCGGGTGTTCGAGGCGAAAGGCCGCGAGCGCGACAAGCCGGTGTCGCTGGCCGTCCCCGATGTCGAGTCTGCCCGCGAATACACGCGCCTGAGCGACCGTGAACTGGCGTTCATGCGAGAGTTCCTCCCGGGCCCGGTCACTGTCGTCGTCGAACGCCGCGACGCGGTTCCGGACGTGCTGGTCGCTGGTCGAGACCGCGTCGGGGTCCGCATCCCCGACCACGACCTCGCGCTCGAACTGCTCGCCGAAACCGGGCCACTCACGGCAACGAGCGCTAACATCTCCGGGAACCCGAGCGCGCGCTCCGTCGACGACCTCGACGCGATCCGCGAGCGTGCTGCCGTCGTCGTCGATGCCGGTGAGACCGACGGCGGGACCGGCTCGACGGTCGTGAACGTCGACAGCGGGACGGTTCATCGCCGCGGCGCACGCGCCGACGCCGTCGAGTCGTGGCTCAACGACCGGAGCTGA
- a CDS encoding GTP-binding protein → MRDTIPVTILSGSLGAGKTTLLNHLLTEAGDRDIAVLVNDMGTVNVDAELIAEGSELDVDDGVAELSNGCICCELQDDLETAVVRLADDRDFDALVVESSGISEPAPVARLFTTESRVAALYRVDTLVTVLDTRLFLDSFADETPERRGSAEANAGGDSDDTAADGADRPLSDLMVEQVELSNLVVMNKTDLCTDGELDEAEELVGALQPDAETIRTTFSQVDPDRLFDRGLFDQTEINDLPGWKRALAESGHGGDSHSHETDAHEGDTGHGHDDHHHPEAVYGVTSFTYRCRRPFHPDRLADVLRDLPPGVVRSKGTVWLAGTEVRVVIGQAGPSIRAEAQGPWIASLPEVEQDMYRSNRPELDWHDEHGDRRTELVFIGTNYDENTLRTALDDALVTDEEWTESESFTGPFPAEQGEEAVLRSP, encoded by the coding sequence ATGCGCGACACCATTCCCGTCACGATTCTCTCCGGAAGCCTCGGGGCCGGGAAGACGACGCTGCTGAACCATCTGCTGACTGAGGCCGGTGACCGCGACATCGCCGTCCTCGTCAACGACATGGGAACCGTCAACGTCGACGCGGAACTCATCGCCGAGGGGTCCGAACTCGATGTGGACGACGGGGTCGCGGAGCTATCCAACGGCTGTATCTGCTGTGAGCTACAGGACGACCTCGAAACGGCAGTCGTCCGGCTGGCGGACGACCGGGACTTCGACGCGCTCGTCGTCGAGTCCTCTGGTATCTCAGAGCCAGCGCCTGTCGCGCGGCTGTTCACCACTGAATCGCGCGTGGCGGCGCTCTATCGCGTCGACACGCTTGTGACAGTGCTGGATACGCGGCTGTTTCTCGATTCCTTCGCCGATGAGACGCCGGAACGCCGCGGAAGCGCCGAAGCGAACGCCGGTGGAGACAGCGACGACACAGCAGCCGACGGTGCCGACCGCCCGCTTTCGGACCTCATGGTCGAACAGGTCGAACTCTCAAACCTCGTCGTGATGAACAAGACGGACCTCTGTACGGACGGGGAACTGGACGAAGCCGAGGAGCTGGTGGGGGCGCTCCAGCCCGACGCCGAGACCATTCGAACGACCTTCTCACAGGTCGACCCCGACCGGCTGTTCGACCGCGGGCTGTTCGACCAGACCGAAATCAACGACTTGCCGGGCTGGAAGCGAGCGCTGGCCGAAAGCGGGCATGGCGGCGACAGCCACAGCCACGAAACCGATGCCCACGAAGGCGACACCGGGCACGGCCACGACGACCACCACCATCCCGAGGCGGTGTACGGCGTCACGTCCTTCACCTACCGCTGCCGCCGGCCGTTCCACCCCGACCGACTCGCCGACGTGCTGCGGGACCTGCCGCCAGGTGTCGTCCGCTCGAAGGGGACCGTCTGGCTGGCAGGCACTGAGGTACGGGTGGTCATCGGCCAGGCCGGACCTTCGATACGGGCGGAAGCACAGGGCCCCTGGATTGCGAGTCTCCCCGAAGTCGAGCAGGATATGTACCGCTCGAACCGGCCGGAACTCGACTGGCACGACGAGCACGGCGACCGTCGAACGGAACTGGTGTTCATCGGAACTAACTACGACGAAAACACTCTTCGGACAGCGCTGGACGACGCGCTGGTGACAGATGAAGAATGGACGGAAAGCGAGTCGTTCACTGGTCCGTTTCCGGCGGAACAGGGCGAGGAGGCGGTGCTTCGAAGCCCCTAA
- the hemB gene encoding porphobilinogen synthase, which yields MNLTQRPRRLRTDGVRPLVRETELTASDLIAPVFVDATTDERVPIETMPGHERVPIEEAVDRVEEVLETGVEAVMLFGIPESKDERGSRAWAEDGVVQEATRRISGETDAYVITDVCLCEYTDHGHCGVLEDDAAEDPRLTIRNDETLDLLGKIAASHAAAGADMVAPSGMIDGMVGAIRTALDADGFDDVAIMSYAAKYESAFYGPFRDAADGAPAFGDRRHYQMDPANAREARREVALDVEQGADVLMIKPALPYLDIVKEVRESYDHPVAAYNVSGEYAMLHAAAEKGWLDLEAVAYESLLSIKRAGADLILTYFAEDLADEL from the coding sequence ATGAACCTGACACAGCGCCCGCGTCGCCTGCGAACCGACGGCGTGCGACCGCTGGTGCGTGAAACGGAACTCACAGCGTCGGACCTCATCGCGCCGGTGTTCGTCGACGCGACGACCGACGAGCGCGTCCCCATCGAGACGATGCCGGGCCACGAGCGCGTCCCCATCGAGGAGGCGGTCGACCGCGTCGAGGAGGTCCTCGAAACCGGCGTCGAAGCGGTGATGCTGTTCGGTATCCCGGAGTCAAAAGACGAGCGCGGGAGCCGCGCCTGGGCCGAGGACGGCGTCGTACAGGAAGCGACCCGCCGGATTTCCGGTGAAACCGACGCCTACGTCATCACGGACGTGTGCCTCTGTGAGTACACCGACCACGGCCACTGTGGCGTTCTCGAAGACGACGCGGCCGAGGACCCCCGGCTGACGATTCGCAACGACGAGACACTCGACCTGCTGGGGAAAATCGCCGCGAGCCACGCCGCGGCCGGAGCCGACATGGTCGCGCCCTCGGGCATGATCGACGGCATGGTCGGCGCGATTCGGACGGCCCTCGATGCCGATGGGTTTGACGACGTGGCTATCATGAGCTACGCCGCCAAGTACGAGTCGGCTTTCTACGGCCCGTTCCGGGACGCCGCCGACGGCGCGCCGGCCTTCGGTGACCGGCGTCACTACCAGATGGACCCCGCGAACGCACGCGAGGCCCGCCGCGAGGTCGCCCTCGATGTCGAGCAGGGCGCGGACGTGCTGATGATCAAGCCCGCCCTGCCGTATCTGGACATCGTCAAGGAGGTCCGAGAGTCCTACGACCACCCCGTCGCCGCCTACAACGTTTCCGGTGAGTACGCGATGTTACACGCCGCTGCCGAGAAGGGCTGGCTCGATCTCGAAGCGGTCGCTTACGAGTCGCTGCTGTCGATCAAGCGAGCCGGTGCGGACCTGATTCTGACCTACTTCGCCGAGGACCTCGCGGACGAACTCTAG
- a CDS encoding (Fe-S)-binding protein yields the protein MSSILQTTTRPTFWRIGDVGKVLFYYLAALAIIVFLYGVYNRVTRYAQGGEDPFERLDDLPQRTVAAAQLALSNRKQLDRDTVAGVMHAFIVWGFLTLLIGTTILGIDMDLYRPLTGESFFVGQFYLSYSFVMDAMGLLFVVGVGVALWRRYGRKLDRLHDRHTSREDDLFLGSLFVLGVGGYLTEGIRILGTSTVRDVSFETVSFVGWSVKEILVMAGMTPEMAAGAYPFVWWSHSLVALWFVAWIPYAKPFHMLSSFANLIARDEKAGVRLPGVPSDASPDEIGPSDIDDFSWKQLLDHDACTKCGRCSSVCPAKASGRPLDPRNVILDLKRYREERDAGGEDVPIIADGGTSVIDAHTMESCMSCMACMDACPVDIEHVTQFTEMNRRLTEAGEMDEHVQDAMMNVFQHGNTFGDPERARPDWTEDLDFEVPDARDEPVEYLWYVGDYPSYDERNQKIARALARVFEAADVDYGILYEAEQTDGNDVRRVGEEGLYEMLVEDNAEAILDCEFDSIVTTDPHAYNTFMNEYPEFEACEWGEDDVFHYTQVVADLASGGALGLSGTELDYTVTYHDPCHLGRYNGEFEAPRDLIQATGADLHEMPRNRDDSFCCGGGGGGLWMDLEEESKPSEERLREALEDTDAGAAVEKFVVACPMCMTMYEDGRKTGGYEDDLEIVGVTELLAEAVSEERV from the coding sequence ATGTCATCTATACTCCAGACGACCACGCGCCCGACGTTCTGGCGTATCGGCGACGTGGGGAAAGTGCTGTTCTACTATCTGGCAGCGCTCGCCATCATCGTCTTTCTGTACGGTGTGTACAATCGCGTCACCCGCTATGCGCAGGGTGGCGAGGACCCCTTCGAGCGCTTGGACGACCTTCCCCAGCGGACGGTTGCGGCGGCGCAATTGGCGCTGTCAAACCGGAAGCAGTTGGACCGCGACACCGTCGCCGGCGTGATGCACGCATTCATCGTCTGGGGCTTTCTGACGCTGCTCATCGGGACGACGATTCTGGGTATCGATATGGACCTCTATCGGCCGCTGACCGGTGAGTCCTTCTTCGTCGGCCAGTTCTACCTCTCCTATTCGTTCGTCATGGACGCGATGGGGCTGCTGTTCGTCGTCGGCGTCGGCGTCGCGCTGTGGCGACGCTACGGCCGCAAGCTAGACCGCCTCCACGATCGCCATACGTCCCGCGAGGATGACCTGTTTCTCGGCTCGCTGTTCGTGCTGGGCGTCGGCGGCTACCTCACCGAAGGCATCCGGATTCTCGGCACCTCGACGGTCCGGGACGTCTCCTTCGAGACGGTGAGCTTCGTCGGCTGGTCGGTCAAGGAAATACTCGTTATGGCTGGGATGACGCCAGAGATGGCAGCGGGTGCATACCCCTTCGTCTGGTGGAGCCACTCGCTGGTCGCGCTGTGGTTCGTCGCCTGGATACCTTACGCGAAGCCGTTCCATATGCTCTCGTCGTTTGCCAACCTTATCGCCCGTGACGAGAAGGCCGGGGTGCGACTGCCCGGCGTGCCAAGCGACGCGAGTCCCGACGAGATCGGCCCCAGCGACATCGACGACTTCTCGTGGAAACAGTTACTCGACCACGACGCCTGCACCAAGTGTGGCCGGTGTTCATCCGTCTGTCCGGCAAAAGCCTCCGGGCGGCCGCTGGACCCACGGAACGTCATTCTGGACCTGAAACGCTACCGTGAGGAGCGCGACGCCGGCGGCGAAGACGTGCCCATCATCGCTGACGGCGGCACCTCGGTCATCGACGCCCACACAATGGAGTCCTGCATGTCCTGTATGGCCTGCATGGACGCCTGCCCGGTCGACATCGAGCACGTCACGCAGTTCACAGAGATGAACCGCCGACTCACCGAGGCCGGCGAGATGGACGAACACGTGCAGGACGCGATGATGAACGTGTTCCAGCACGGCAACACCTTCGGCGACCCCGAGCGCGCCCGCCCGGACTGGACCGAGGACCTCGACTTCGAGGTGCCGGACGCCCGCGACGAACCGGTCGAATACCTCTGGTACGTCGGCGACTACCCCAGCTACGATGAACGTAATCAGAAGATAGCACGCGCGCTGGCTCGCGTCTTCGAGGCCGCCGATGTCGATTACGGCATCCTCTACGAGGCCGAACAGACCGACGGTAACGACGTGCGCCGCGTCGGCGAGGAAGGCCTCTACGAGATGCTCGTTGAGGACAACGCCGAGGCAATTCTGGACTGTGAGTTCGACTCCATCGTCACGACGGACCCCCACGCCTACAACACGTTCATGAACGAGTACCCCGAGTTCGAGGCCTGCGAGTGGGGCGAAGACGACGTGTTCCACTACACGCAGGTCGTCGCCGATCTCGCCAGTGGCGGCGCGCTCGGCCTCTCCGGGACCGAACTTGACTACACGGTCACGTACCACGACCCCTGCCACCTCGGACGGTACAACGGCGAGTTCGAGGCCCCGCGGGACCTCATCCAAGCCACCGGCGCAGACCTCCACGAGATGCCCCGCAACAGGGACGACTCCTTCTGCTGTGGCGGTGGCGGCGGTGGCCTCTGGATGGACCTCGAAGAGGAGAGTAAACCCAGCGAGGAACGCCTGCGCGAGGCCCTCGAAGACACCGACGCGGGCGCGGCCGTCGAGAAGTTCGTCGTCGCCTGCCCGATGTGCATGACGATGTACGAGGACGGCCGGAAAACCGGCGGCTACGAGGACGATCTGGAGATTGTCGGTGTCACCGAATTACTTGCTGAAGCGGTCAGCGAAGAGAGAGTCTGA
- a CDS encoding molybdopterin-binding protein, producing MEVALLTVGDELLAGDTENTNASWLGRQLTEAGASVTRVLTVPDDEAVIADAVSRFHDAFDAVIVTGGIGGTPDDITKAAVARAFGRDLVVPDDVRAHLEAKAERFADDNPEMVDRYDMDLDLDAWASVPEGGQALLTDESFAAGCVIDRVYVLPGIPEELKAMYETVADEFDGDRTTETIHTPAPEGALVTHITAAREQFEVAVGSYPRKDDAPGRVKITGDDPATVADAAAWLRERIETE from the coding sequence ATGGAGGTCGCACTGCTCACCGTCGGTGACGAACTGCTCGCTGGCGACACGGAGAACACGAACGCGTCGTGGCTGGGCCGTCAGCTTACCGAGGCCGGTGCGAGCGTCACCCGCGTTCTGACTGTGCCCGATGACGAGGCGGTCATCGCCGATGCCGTTTCGCGGTTCCACGACGCCTTCGACGCGGTCATCGTCACCGGCGGCATCGGCGGGACACCCGACGATATCACGAAGGCCGCTGTGGCGCGGGCGTTCGGCCGCGACCTCGTTGTTCCCGACGACGTGCGGGCACATCTCGAAGCGAAGGCAGAGCGCTTTGCCGACGACAACCCCGAGATGGTTGACCGCTACGACATGGACCTTGACCTCGACGCGTGGGCGTCGGTTCCCGAAGGCGGGCAGGCGCTGCTGACCGACGAGAGCTTCGCCGCCGGCTGTGTCATCGACCGCGTGTACGTCCTGCCGGGCATTCCTGAGGAACTGAAAGCGATGTACGAGACCGTCGCCGACGAGTTCGACGGCGACCGGACGACGGAGACAATTCACACGCCTGCACCCGAAGGCGCGCTGGTCACCCACATCACGGCGGCCCGCGAGCAGTTCGAGGTGGCTGTCGGAAGCTATCCGCGAAAGGACGACGCGCCGGGACGGGTGAAGATTACCGGCGACGACCCGGCGACCGTCGCCGACGCGGCGGCCTGGCTCCGCGAGCGAATCGAGACGGAGTAG